The genomic stretch ATAAGAACGGCTCTTAGTCAGACTCCGGATATCCCTGTGTCAAATCCGGATGGAAGCTGGGGAGGTGCTTTTAACCCAAATGGTTGGGTCAATAATACGGTAAACCCTTATGCGATTGCGCTTATCAATAAGGATAATGTCAGAAGAAACCAACTATTCGGCAACTTATATGCTGAGTTTAATTTATTAAAAGATTTGGTATTTAGGAGTGAGGTGACAGGCAGTTTTTCTATGGCCACACAGGATCAGTTTTTTCCAACTTACGAAATGGGACTTGTGGTAAGAACGATCAACGAAGCTACTTACAGGTATTCGCAAAACTTCTACTCCACTGTACGGAATTACTTCACCTACTCCCGGATGTTAGGTGATAGATACAATTTGAATGTTATGACTGGCCACGAGGCACAGCTGAGTAAATCAGAGAACGTATTCGCAAGCCGTACTAACTTTCCTTCAAATAATGTGCAGACCATCAGTGCCGGTGATCCACTCACGGCCATGAATTCCGGAGTGAAATCCCATAATGCCCAAGAATCATATTTTGGCAGGGTAAACTTTGGCATGGATGACAAATATTTGTTGACCGGTAATGTGCGGGCAGATGGATCTTCAAAGTTCGCGGAAGGAAACAGATGGGTAGCTACCTATTCTGGAGCTTTTGCCTGGAAAATTCATAATGAGAACTTCCTGAAGGATGTTAAAAAAATGAATGAGTTGAAGCTAAGAGTAGGTTATGGTTTGACAAACAATCAGAATATTCCTGATTACCGCTATACCTCCGGTTTGGGCACTGTGACCACAGGTTTGTCCGGAGTATCCCAAATCGTTCGTAACATGGGCAATCCCTTCGTGGAATGGGAAAGGACGAAGTATAGCAATATCGGTCTTGACGGGACATTCTTCAACTGGCGTATAAACTTCTCGGTAGATATCTATGACAGAAACGTTGACGGCCTTTTGATGCAGGTTCCCTTACCGATGTACTCGGGCACAGGGGTAGGGTACTCCCCCGGTTCAATACAAGCCCCTTGGGTAAACATCGGTGAAGTCAACAACAGAGGAATTGACTTTAGAATTAGTACAAAAAATATAAGCAACAAAATTTTCATCTGGTCCACTGACCTTACGGTGTCACGCAACATCAATAAAGTGGTAAGGCTTATTACTGATGATGCTGCGTTGACTGGTCAGTTCAGCAGAACCCAAGTAGGAAGATCTATAGGTGAATTTTATGGTTATGTCACTGAAGGGGTTTTTGCCACTGCAAGTGATTTTGAAACGAATGCTATCCCTGTGAGAAACGGTGAGCCACTTCCAATAGGTGCTGCCGGCGGAAGCATCTGGTTCGGTGATCTGATGTTTAAGGATTTCAATGGTGATGGGATCATCGATGAAAGAGACCAAACCTATCTGGGCTCACCTATTCCTAAGGTTCAAGTGGGCCTCAACAACTCGTTTTCCTACAAGAATTTTGACTTAAATGTGTTCATCAGTGCGAATTATGGGAATAAGGTCTTCAACCAGTTGAGAATCAACGGAGAGTATCCGGGAACAAGTTTCGGATACCTGAGATCATTGACCAATTATGCCAGACTTGAACTGAAAGATCCCGAAGGATCAGCTACTGATATCAACAACGTATATGTATCCAATCCTGATACCAAAATTGTAGGTATCAGAAATGACAATACAAACGAGAATAATAGAACATCTGACAAATTTATCGAAGATGGATCCTTCATCAGATTTAGGACTATCTCATTAGGTTATACCCTGCCGGAAAGCCTCACTCAGAAAGCACGGATTAATGCGCTTAGATTCTATGTAAATGTCAACAATGCGTTTCTTATAACGAAATATAAGGGTTTGGATCCTGAAATCGGATCTTGGGATCCCCTGAATGCAGGTGTGGA from Algoriphagus sp. NG3 encodes the following:
- a CDS encoding TonB-dependent receptor, which encodes MKLKTCTRFKWLGTRLRSGLSFILMCFWSTTIFGQTIQLTGVVKSEQDNEVLPGVNVVIKGTTTGTVTDLEGRYTLEVPSSETIVVFSFIGFSPEEVRVGSQSVINVVLASDFNSLDEVVVIGYGTTRRQDVTGSISSVSGDELRRTNPVTIDQALQGKVAGVVVQQASGQPGGAVNVQVRGVTFNNSAPLYVIDGIIMGGMAILGSGTNPLAGINPAEIESIDVLKDASATAIYGSQATNGVIVITTKRGSDSAPSINYEFSTGFQQLPNRLSLMNLQEYASFINDRNTGLGWGFDERPEFVNPEYLGKGTDWQGELFRNAPMTNHTLTVSGGDKRTQYLLSASYFNQEGIALGSDFARASLRLNLDNKATDWLKIGTSLQLANINENVTSTGSSVIRTALSQTPDIPVSNPDGSWGGAFNPNGWVNNTVNPYAIALINKDNVRRNQLFGNLYAEFNLLKDLVFRSEVTGSFSMATQDQFFPTYEMGLVVRTINEATYRYSQNFYSTVRNYFTYSRMLGDRYNLNVMTGHEAQLSKSENVFASRTNFPSNNVQTISAGDPLTAMNSGVKSHNAQESYFGRVNFGMDDKYLLTGNVRADGSSKFAEGNRWVATYSGAFAWKIHNENFLKDVKKMNELKLRVGYGLTNNQNIPDYRYTSGLGTVTTGLSGVSQIVRNMGNPFVEWERTKYSNIGLDGTFFNWRINFSVDIYDRNVDGLLMQVPLPMYSGTGVGYSPGSIQAPWVNIGEVNNRGIDFRISTKNISNKIFIWSTDLTVSRNINKVVRLITDDAALTGQFSRTQVGRSIGEFYGYVTEGVFATASDFETNAIPVRNGEPLPIGAAGGSIWFGDLMFKDFNGDGIIDERDQTYLGSPIPKVQVGLNNSFSYKNFDLNVFISANYGNKVFNQLRINGEYPGTSFGYLRSLTNYARLELKDPEGSATDINNVYVSNPDTKIVGIRNDNTNENNRTSDKFIEDGSFIRFRTISLGYTLPESLTQKARINALRFYVNVNNAFLITKYKGLDPEIGSWDPLNAGVDNGFYPQPRVFTVGANITLNK